agatagatagatagatagatagatagatagatagatagatagatagatagatagatagatagatagatagatagatagatagatagatagatagatagatagatagatagatagatagatagatagatagatagatagatagatagatagatagatagatagatagatagatagatagatagatagatagatagatagatagatagatagatagatagatagatagatagatagatagatagatagatagatagatagatagatagatagatagatagatagatagatagatagatagatagatagatagatagatagatagatagatagatagatagatagatagatagatagatagatagatagatagatagatagatagatagatagatagatagatagatagatagatagatagatagatagatagatagatagatagatagatagatagatagatagatagatagatagatagatagatagatagatagatagatagatagatagatagatagatagatagatagatagatagatagatagatagatagatagatagatagatagatagatagatagatagatagatagatagatagatagatagatagatagatagatagatagatagatagatagatagatagatagatagatagatagatagatagatagatagatagatagatagatagatagatagatagatagatagatagatagatagatagatagatagatagatagatagatagatagatagatagatagatagatagatagataatatatatcgaaagagagagagagagagagagagagagagagagagagagagagagagagagagagagagagagagagagagagagagagagagagagagagagagagagagagagagagagagaggaatagatagatagataacacAGATGGATACATCGTTCTCTTTTTTCTATAATCCCCGCCATACGATTCTTTTCTTCCCCAAATCCCAGATTCAGTTCTCCCCATAACAGTTGAACATGTTCCCATTGGCTGGTCGTGGGGTCACATGGTCTGCATCGACCTCGCTCTATTTGACAGCCGTGGGATGGCTTCATgccagagggggagaaagagagcgagagagagaaagaaaaattaGTATTCTCCTAGCAGCTTCGCTATAAATCAATCATGGACTCCTATGTGGTGAGCTGTAAATATGTTGAGCCGCAGTTCCCGCCTTGTGAAGAGGATTACAGTCATTTTAGTGACCAAGGGGGGTATTATAACCCCCAGGACAGTAATAGGTATGGTGAGGGCTACCAGCCCCCTCCACCGCCATACACACCACAACAAACCGGCTACCAGGCTCCTGTCCAGGGGCCAGGACACAAGGAGTCTCTCCCTGGCTGCAGAGAGCACAACGCCGCGGCCAAGGAGCGCTTCTCCGCGGGGGATCCATGCCAGGCCTGGCTGACCTGTAAGCAGTCTCAGGTGCAGAGGAAGGCGATATGCCAGGGCAAAGAGAGGCCGCCAGTGGTGGTCTACCCGTGGATGAAGAAAGTGCACATTAACCATGGTAAGATGAACCACTAAAATGTACTATTTCTCTCCCGCTTTATTATTCTAATGCCTAATATATCTCTCGGCTTTCGCTTTCTTCTCCgctcccgtccccctccctaTCCTGTCCGTTTGTAAGAAGCGGTTTGAAGTTGTTAAGTTATTTATGAGCTCAgcgagggagccagagagaatTACACCCTCTATAAAGTTTTATGGCTTtcattgctttgtgtgtgtgtgtgtgtgtggtgtgtgtgtgtgtgtgtgtgtgtgtgtgtgtgtgtgtgtgtgtgtgtgtgtgtgtgtgtgtgtgtgtgtgtgtgtgcgcgcgcgcgcgtgtgtgtgtgtgtgtgtgtgtgtgtgtgtgtgtgtgcgcgcgcgcgcgtgtgcgtgtgtgtgtgtgtgtgtgtgtgtggggggggggggggtgcacgaGAAAGAGACTGAGTCTTTATTTGGAATaactttttaataaaaataatgggATTGGGAATGAAAAACAAGGTTAAATATCAGCGGCAAAGTGTCCTGATCTTCTTACATTGTCTCCCCGTTCTCCACCAgtcaacccccaccacctcgGACCCGAGCCCAAGCGCCTGCGGACGGCGTACACGCGGCAGCAGGTCCTGGAACTGGAGAAGGAGTTCCACTTCAGCCGCTACCTGACGCGCCGCCGCCGGGTGGAGGTGGCTGGGGTGCTCTGCCTAGCCGAGCGGCAGGTCAAGGTCTGGTTCCAGAACCGCCGCATGCGGTGGAAGAAGGATCACAAGCTGCCGAACACCAAGgggaagaacaagaacaagaagccCGCAGACAGCGGCCCTCCCCGCCTTGAGGGGCTGGCGGCGGTCTGAGCCTCGGCAGAGGCTCGGTGGAACATTGGTACCGGTACCGGAGAGGAGAGGGCCGGTACCGGAGAGGAGAGGTCGTTACCGGAGAGGAGCGCCGCCGCCCGGTGCGCGGTCCCCTCAGACTCCGAGGGGATGGACGCGCTGGAGAAAACAGGGTTTATTTTTACAGGGTACACAAACAGGGTTTTTTCTTTACTGAAGTAGTTATCAAAGTTATTTCCATGCACATGTACAGGCCTTAAAGTGGTTCCAATAAACAGGTTAAATACTGTATGTACTGTAGTAGCCTACCAAATACAGACCACCCCTGGAACTCATCAGGCGCATTTATGCTTCAATGTTTATTATTCAAATTGTAAGCTATATTGTGATAGAAAATACCGACACCTAAGctactattaataataatgtttattaTAGAAAAATAATTACTAGGTCGAGCGGATTCATTTTCGTACAGTAGGCATCGATTTAAAACGTTATGGACCATGTCGTGTTTAATGGATACATTCAAATGGAAGGGACAGCTggtctacagcctttatctgaggGCCGGGAGGCCTATACGGATTGGGTCCCCACACTCACTGGGACAACCTCAAAATTAGGCTGACATGTTTTCTGCACTGACCGATTTTTTTaataggtaggcctactactcAGGGTTACAGGGTCAAAAGATTTCTGAAATCTTTATTTGTAAACACAGAGTCGTCAAACAAGTACTGTTCTAAAATTGAAATGATGATGCTTTCGGATTTTTGTTATTCCAGATTGAtatgctattattattattgttattattattattattattattattattattattattattattattatgattattatcacAGTCATCATAGttcaatttatattttatttttggtaGCAATTATTATCTTGGTTGATGTGATATATTTTTCATGAAtgtattgttttatatttagaCATTtgtaacaataaataaataaacgctgTCGTTGTCCAACGATGGTGAAATATCTCATCCGACGGCCcgtgacacacacagatagacacacagacacatagccTACAGACTCACACAGACCGGCACAAAATCAAGCACTAACAGATTGATGTCCCTTGATAAGGAGGAGGATGGTTTCACCGGTAGCACATGTGACAGAGAATACACTGCTCGTGATTTATGATCGGTGAATTTATTACCGACATATATTTGGTTGGTCTACATCTGGATGAAGCACTCCATCACGCCGGGACCCATCAAAGCACCAAACGGTCCTAGCCAAGACAAACAGTGGTGACGGGTGGCCATGTCTTAATAGAGATGTATTGTTGAGCGACTAATGTTAAGGCCTGAAGACCGAAATAAGCCGGGCCCGGGGGAAAACGATCTAGATTAGAACCTGAAATGGAGATCATCGTTTATTTTACGTCAGTTGTCTCGAAGAAAGAGTGATGTTTTGGTTTTTGTAATAAATGCCATTGTTGTAtgccataggcctacattttaaaCAGTTGAAATAAGGCTGATGACCTGAAATGAGACCTTTATGATTTGATTGTTCAACTCGTAACGGGAGACAACAAATGAGCCAAGAGAACAATTCAATATTGTTCCTGTTTTTCtaaatttgtgttttttaaagtgGGCTgaactgtaggcctacctgaGCGCTGGGGGGTTGGGGCCCTTCATTAGTGATGTCCGGTGGGTTTGGACCTCGGAGGAAACCACAGCAGGCAGACAGTGACCGATAGGAGTAAGTATCCTCCTTATTAGTAAAGCCAAAGACAACGCTCTAAGCAGTTGGTTTACACTTAAAAATCTGCTCGAATATCAGATTGCTGAATGTGAAATTTGGATTAAATTACAACACACGCCGTATTCAGAAAGATCTGAGTTGACAGGTGGATTCATCACGCGGGAAAATGTAATTGGCTTAGGTTCTTTAGTGATAAAGAGAAAATGTCGACTTCTGCAGAAATATGGCTCCATATTCATCTCCCCCTGAAAAAGGCTGAGCCCCTCTAAGCCACCCCTCTCAAAACCCCGTCATTTTGTGATGACAAATATTTATGGAAAATAGAAAaggcatttcctgcagaaaatgtggtgagtgctgtagtacaaagtgaggttgaaaataagttttaataaaggcacatagattaagacgtaaagaaatgttaaatggcttaaatcaagtgaagcgatttgaacagagttcacAAGTCTAAATGATGTAAACAATgttaacatgcacaccatttaaaaatatataaatggttggaaacaaataaagtgacagctgaatgaaaagcacaaagcattgctaaaaatgcagaaatgtaaaaggaattgaactgaagaatctgaaaggtcaaatttattgccctgcactgctgaataatctgaaaggtcaaatgcaTTGCAGTGGACTGCTAAAAAACCTGGAAGCTGAAATCGAAGAAGTGCTGAAATACAATGTCACAAAAGCTGGAAGCTAAACTGTAATGCTGTAAAAGCTGGAAGATAGTAGTAGGCTATAAGTGTTAGGCCTATTAGCTGTAGCCTATAGTAGTAGCCTAGCAGTAGTAGCCTAGTAGTTGCTGAAGTAGTAGCAGCTGAAGTATTAGGTAGCTGCACAAACGATATGCCATATGAAAGGTATGGTATTGATTGATGCTTGTAGAAAAAACAGCCGAAATTGAGCGGGAAAGGGgccaaatctggcaacactgcctgcacGTCCTCGCGCTATTACCTCAGCCGTAAATCAAAagaccaactgaaaactatGGGGTCAgacagtggcggttttaggcacgggcgaaccaggcagccgcccggggcgccatatttgtggggggtgccaaatcacatggggggcgccacgagcagtaaaaaataaaaacacgccGCGAAGTACATAACATTGTGAGGGGAATTggtattttggcgccccctctggctgcaggcgcatacctgctcgttgagaaggtgccatgcacagacggaatgaaaccccctcCGAAGTCCGTAGGCTCATGATACAACCCCCCACTGCCactggggtcagaacagtctcattaataacaaatgcacagagaaggattcacaaatgtactGCAGTGACTGGGTTTTTACATTGTCGGTGCtgtttactactttaacggcacagataatccaaaaacccagtcgaaactagatggaaaaagtgtgtagttcaaaacgtgacaCAGCTTTTACATCTTCGCCACCTAGAGTTTGTAATGTACGATCATTCGAAAAACCCATGGtattcccatagacatttgacagaGGGAACCGGGAGGCTCGGAAGCTGGACTCAGAGGTCGGAACTGCATTCATGTGAtcggctgaaaacgagggaggcatctgattggctacagagagttccttgttgaaaaaaatgcatttgtgaatctagCCCAAGccatgtgccgtgttccaatatccatactatccgtacttactagcctaagtttgagtatagggcgttccgattcagatcgggcgaaaataagtggaCTGAAAGGGCCCGGAAtatgtactcaaaacggtcaaatcgcgaagtgtgtgacgatgtacacttttcgtactcaacggtagccctcttagctacgtagcggaagagggcggagccaggctgagccaaagtcggcgcatttcccacttagcctgcattaatagagtcattttatagtttttata
This genomic window from Gadus macrocephalus chromosome 15, ASM3116895v1 contains:
- the LOC132473255 gene encoding homeobox protein Hox-D4b-like, with the protein product MAVSSQMGHIHPKQQHSLCGGMLTWLLSSSGGFLQWNEGEIRTHDSNRYGEGYQPPPPPYTPQQTGYQAPVQGPGHKESLPGCREHNAAAKERFSAGDPCQAWLTCKQSQVQRKAICQGKERPPVVVYPWMKKVHINHVNPHHLGPEPKRLRTAYTRQQVLELEKEFHFSRYLTRRRRVEVAGVLCLAERQVKVWFQNRRMRWKKDHKLPNTKGKNKNKKPADSGPPRLEGLAAV